The Dermochelys coriacea isolate rDerCor1 chromosome 7, rDerCor1.pri.v4, whole genome shotgun sequence sequence TCGATGTAATGGAAGGCTGGTAAACTTGAGTAGCTTCTGATGATGTATTTCTTGATGAACTGTCTTCTTCATCATCAGACACCTCTGACTGCATCTTTTTCTCTTCATCAGATAGACGATCCATAAGCTTTAATGTCTCACCACTAATTCCCTTAAAATATTCAATAGAATGTTTACATACCTCCCTAAGCTGATTTTTCCTTACTTTCACTGTTGTCATTGTGAAGGAGGTAGACCTTACCTTTACTGGTAATTTGGAAGGAAgctgtttgatttttcctttgtctAACTGCTCTTGCTTTTGCATTGCTGGTGTTTTTCTAGATATAGCTAGATTTTTTCTGGGTGTATTTTTTATTGGAATCTTAGATTTTACTTCTAGACATggagaagaattattttgttttattttgttgggtttactagcctgtctcactttactCGCTGTACTTTTTTGGACATTATTTTGTGGGAAGACTTCTTTTATTGAACTGGCCTTTATGGGAAGTTTTGATTTTGCTCTACTCCCTACCAACTCCCTTGACCTTTGCTGCTGTCCTTGTACTTTTTGCTTATCTGTTATTCTGTGTCCTTGTGTTGCCCCTGTCCCTTTTCCTGAAGCGCTTTTCATTTTGTTAGCTTTCTGTATGGAACACTTGGGTTCACAATGTTCTTTTAGCTCTACATTAcaggtattattatttgtatggctAGCAGATGAATCcaaattgttgttgttattaaaattatctttttgaaaatcaagtttTTCATTTTGCCTACAGCTTGTCTCGCTAGTAGCTGAACTTGTAATCACTactacattttcattttctaatCCCTGACCGCTGGGCATTGCAGCTTCTATCTTATCTGTCACTTCTCCAGGGCCATCTTTCTTCAGAGTCATCGTGGAAGCAGAAATTCCCATTTTAATAGGTGTGCGCAATTTGGGATCAACTTTAGAAGTGTTAACAGTTGTCGATGATTTCTCCAGAGAGTTACTACCAAGTGTGGCTTCCATACAACCTCCACTGGCCTGGATGATGGGCTTATGTTCAACTGCTGTTGTTTCTACTTGTCTCTCTAAGTTTGTTTCTACAATGCTGTCCCCTGACTGTGGCTGTGTGATGGCAGTTACTGTACTTTTATCCCCttcccccttgtcccctgacttcccttCAGAAGTATGCTCACCAATCTGAAAAAATTGGAGTCTTTCTTCAACAAAATCCCTCTTGCTCATGTCAATTGCACCACTGCGAGTCATCTCAAACATCTTCCCTTCATGAAATGGGAAGGGGTTGGGCTCACTAGTTGGAGTACTTTCATCCGTTGGAGTTCTGGCTGGAGTTGTATCAGGTGTCGTTGCTTGCGATCTGTCTTCTACTGCCAGACCAAATGGCTTAGCCTCATCATCCCTTGATTTAGTTTCAAACACTTCATCATCTCCTCGATTATTGGACCATGGATCAAAATCTAGACTTTTGGTAGCTACTGTTTTAAAAGGTGTTGCAAATTCTTCATCTACTTTGTAACTGAAATACGAATCAGGAAACACGGTTCTGTCAGGGTGTCTGCCTTCCAAGGTGAAAAACTGTGCACCTGACTTCTGCTCAGTCTTATCTGCATTCTTTTCAGAACTTGGACCTTTTGAAAGTGCCTTGTCTTCTTCAGCGCCtatctttccttcctcctcaaTAACTTCCAGCTTACTTTGGCTAAAGCAACGATCAGTCTGTTTTAAAATGCCCTCTGAGGTCCATATATCCTTTTTGGTTTCTACTGCTGGACCTGCAAGTTTAGAATCACTCTCAGTTAAACCATCATCTTCATCTTGTAAATCATAACCATCGAGAGAGTCAATTTCAGTTGCATCTGTATCATGAGAGAATTCTGCAGTGGTTGCTATGGAACACTCGGTGATAGACTGGTCATTAGTCCCATTTTGTGCTATGTCATTCTGGGGTGACTCAAGACCAATGTCAAACTCATTAGGTTTTCCAGAACCGGGATCCCCTAACTCTTTCTGGTTCTGACTGTTGTCAGAAACTTTGGGTTTTGAGGCTTCTTTCTGGTCACCTTCaacttcttttaatttaaaagtatACTTTTTTAATGGAACTGGTTGATAGAGTGATTCATCATCACTAGAGTCACTGACATCTGCTCCTGGTGGCACGGGGGAAGGTGGCTGTACTCTTATGACTGGTTCAGCCAGTTGACATTTGTCGTATTCATCTTGCAGATTTACTTCTATCAGCTCCATTTCACTCTCAGGGGAATAACGATGATTCTTTTCTGAATCAGACTGATCTGCATCTAATGGTGGAGGAGGTGGGAATTCAATGTAGGCAACTCTGTTACTTTTGGGTCTTTTGTTAGAATCTTTGTTTATATTATTAGGCAATATTTTGTCAATTTTTGGTGCTTCCACTGCTATGTGTTTTACAGAAGTTGACTTAGCCTCTGCTTCCTCTTCTGATTCCTCAGAAACCTCAGGTATGGGACTGGGCTTGCCTGGTACATAAGCTATTAGTGAGTCGGGTGTTTTAGAGGTAAACTCATAACTCACTTCCTCTGAGCTGGGTGTTTCTGGTGTTAAAGGGCTTTTCCCAGAACTATCTATAAAGGATACTTGTTCTAGTGTATCATCTTCTGGACTACCTTGTGGAGAAGGCGGTTGTTTTTGCTGTCTAGCTGTATAAAATGTCCCCCTAGTCTCTTGTACTGTCTTACTTTCCTGacttataattttttttacatttccttgTTGCACCTCCTTTTCATACTGCTTTCCTACTTGAACAAAACTGACATACACTGGCAAAGTCTTTATCTCTTTCACTCCCTCACTATTTACTAAAGGTGCAACTTTATCCAAGTAATCAATGGGACTAGGGTCAAATACCTCACTTGAAGGAGATTCCTTTCCAGGACTAAAGTCTAAAGAATCAGGTGATTTGCTAGGGGATATTTCAGTTTCCTCCACAGGAGGACTTAATACTATGGAACCTTGTTGCTTGGTAACTTTAgtgacttttgaatgctttatTTTTTCATCTTCTACATAATCAAATTCTCTCTGAACTTGCTCCTTAATCATAGTTGATCGGGACACTTTAGCTGACAGTTCATATACTGCTTTTTTTGACTGATCATAAACACTATCAAGAATGGTAGGAGATGAAATTCTTTTCTCCTCAGAAATTCTGACTGGAATGTGGGACACAGTCAATTcctttctttttgaagttttatcTGTCATTTCATTGGTGTATTCCCCTTCTCTGACAACAAACTCTCTGTACAGAACCTTTTTTGATGGAGATTTTACAGTCATTTCCTTCACCTCCTTTGAATGAGATCCATGTGTTGGCAATTTGTGTTCACACTCTGTCACAGTGATAAATTCACTCTTTTTGTTAGTTTTAGTCTCAgcatagtcaacatggttttctTTTACCATATCTTGAACAAGTACATGggaaagtttttctttttgtgcttTATGGTTAGAAGCTCCAGGACTTTCCCATGTTCGATAGATTTTTTTGTCCCATTGTCCCTTAGCTGGTAAGTCTGAGCTATATGCCAAGTCTTTAGCTTGCTGTTCAGAAGTATATTCTAGCAGACTTTTACTTGATGTTTCAGTGCTCTGTTCCTGTACCTCTGAAGCACAAATGTCTTCTATAACTTTTCCTTTACCTTGGACATTATCTTCTTTCAATTTCATAGTAGTAAATTCTTTTTGCAATGATGTATTTCCTTCTGTCAGATCTATTAGCTTTGGGTGCTTTTCTCTTGCATAAAACTGATACACTGGTAGTTTGCTTTCTTGCAATTTCTTTACTGGAATTTTGGATTGActatcttcctttttttcttgagaTAGATCTTTAGTCCTTGGACTTATACTTTGTTCAAATTTAAGTCTAATGGAATTAAGCTTGGATTGTTTTAGCTGAAATCCAGTCTGTGAAGCTTCAGTTGTTTTACTCTGCAGAGCATTTCCTTTGTGTTCCATAGTTTGTTTACAGTCCCCTGTTTGTTGAGCAAGAATCCTTCTTTCAGGACTGCTGGGCAAACTTGCTGCTTTTCTTTCATCGACTTTTGGGGAACACTTTCCATCATGCCCATACTGCTGTACTTTACCCCAGTCATCACTCAATGTCACTATTTCAGTGAGCAGTACTTTTtcagggctgctgctggcagagctgtgactaGAATGCATTTCTTTGCCATTTTTTTTATGTTGCTTTTTCTCTGGAGATTGTAGCTCATCATTCAACTTTTCTGTTTTGTCCCGAAAAAACTGTGATACTTCAGTCAGTTTTTCTTCTGCCTCCTTAACAGTCCTGTCCACCCTGTCTTCATACATCATCTTTTCTCTACCTCTGTCTAATCTGTCCTCGGTAAAGCGCATCCACATGGCATGTTTTGGACTACTAACATCTCCAGTGTAGTGTAACACTGTCACTTTATCATAATGATCATCTTTAGACATTTTACCTACACCATTTTCGGACACATCTTTATAGATTTTGGAGAGAATTTCTTTTTTGGGGGCAGTGGCTACTTTTTCTCTGCATTGTTTATCAGACCCCTGTAACTCTGAACTAAGCGGTAGAGCATGGTCAGTAACTGACTCCTCAGTATCAGAATGAGACACATCTAGCTTTTCTGAAAGAAGCATTTTCTCAGCAAACCTGTAAGACTCGCCTCTTAATTCTGACAACTCATCATCATGGTATTCAATTGAGTGTTGACTCAAAAGCTTCAGTGTTTTGTAAGAGTCATCAGACAGGAGTTGAGCAGAACTAGGGCGACTGTCTTCTTCCTGAGACACAGGAGTGTTTACTCTAGAAGATTCCAGATAAGAAGGAAGTGACTCTTCAGCTGTTAGCTCTTCTTCTTCTTGCTGACCTTGTTCATCAGAACAAGGAAAAGTATCATGTTTTTCCAAACCTTTTAAGTTAATATCTCCCCGAGGTAAGTCTTTCTGATATACATACAATTCTTTTTCTGGATGCTTTTTTGTTTCTCTAATAATGACTTCAGTAGGTTCAGCTTGATTACCTTTTTCAATATGGACCTCTATTATACGCTCCAGTTTGGGTTTCATTTTGCTTTCCTTCTCTGCATGTTGTGGTGAAGTTTCAGCAGACTTGCTAACATCTGATGTTACTGACGATTTATGTTCAAACAGACCTGCCAGTTCTTTGGAAGGGTCACGTCCTGATTGAAAGGCTTTCATTATGTCATGAACAGACATTGTTTCCTCAATTCTTTCCGAGGTACTTTCAGTGCATGGAGGTTTATGATAAACCATTCGAGTAGTAGTAGTGATGTGAGTTTCTTCTTTCACCCGGACACCTTTGCTAAGAACACATTTGTGGTCATCTTCTTCACTGCTGCTGGTTTTCATTTGAAATgctttaaccttttctttaataGACTCAGTGGGTTTTTGTTCCAACTCCATTAAAGTAAGTGCAGGTTTCAGTGAAGGTAGCTCCTCTGTTTGCTGCTCTGGAATCTCTTCTGATGATGGTTCATAGCTGCGGATAACATGAACTACTTCAGTTCTTGTTTCTGTAATAACAGGAGGGATGGGTACATCATGGAAAAGTGGTTTTGGCCCTGTGCTTTCAGCACTTTGTGGGGCTGATGGTGTTTTTTCACTTCTTGTTTCAAAGCCACTGTCAGACAAAGGACTTTTATCTTGGTCATGTTGAGAAAAATCATCTGGAGATTCTAAAATAGTATCTGTTCCAAAAAAGGAATCTGCAATTTTACATAATTCTTTTTCTGAAGTAGAAGGCCTCATGGAGGCTGGAGGCATTTTAAGTTTATGTTCCTGTAAAGCAATCACTGGTTTTAAAATGCGTTTTTGTCTCTCttcatcttttttcccctcttcaaaCTTGTACTTTATGTTTGCCAATGAACTACTACCAATATCATTTGTTAAATAATCAATAACTTTTGTCAAATTGTAATCCTTTTCAGATGCAGCTTTAGCTTTAATTTGCCCTTTTTCTGGAACAGGATGGCATGTTATAGCCTGCTGTCTTGCTTCATCAATCTCTTCTGTACTGAACTCTACCCATTCATCTTCAGATAAGTGTCCTTTATCGCTTTTTGACACTCTGGTCGACTCTTTATTTTCTAAACACACATCTTTTTTCAGTATCTCGCTAACTTTTACCAAGTCTTCTTTTACTTTCTCAACAATTTTAAAAGGCTCTTCATCATCAATTCTACCCTCTTTTGTTAGTTCAGGTTGGAATGGCTTGTCCTCCGTTACATCTGTCTGCAATATTGCAGTCATCCTGATTAGGTCCTCTTTCATTTCAGCAACATCTTTCAATATCTCCTGGCTGGACGATAAAGAAGATGGTGTAGACAATTTAAGAGCAGAAGGTGCTAAAAACAAGGATGATTTCATAGGAGATGAAGTTCGATTAAAGTGAGGCTGTGTACGTGTCTCTGTAGTCAATGTTTTACTAGGTGATAGTAATGCAACTGCTGATTTTGTAAGTGAAGACTCTGGAAGCTTCTTTAATGCTGGTTCAGATAAAACATTGACTAGAGAATATACTGGCACTGTTATTGTTGATGAAGTTACTGATGAGGTAGTTGCAGATATTGACCCAAAAGATGTATATAGTGCACCTGCAGAAGGAGTTCTTATTGACTGAAAAGCAGATGGTGTTGAAGACACAAATGCCCTGAGTGGAGAAAATGGCATTGTAGTAGTGGTCGGAAACACTTTCTCAACTGTATCAGCGGCTACATTAGCAGCACAACTTGCAGAATTTGTAGCTGCAGAGATCTTGTCTTGAAACATAGCTGCAGTTTTGGATCCAGTTATTACATTGGCAGAGGATGGATATTTCAGAGGTGACACGGATCCATTAACCAATGCTACATCTGTAGTCCCAGGTATATGTTTCACAGGTGATGATAGAGATGAAGTCATCATGACTTTAGAAGGTGAAACAGCATCAACTGCTGACTTAGCaggagacaccactgactttaaaGGTGAAGTTAAAAGTGGTGATGCTGATGTGATGATAGACTTAAATGGCAAACTTGAAGAATACATGTTAATGTTCGATTTGGGGGATGCTGGAGGTGTCATGGTGATGGATGATCTCTCCAAAAGAGACCCTGCTGTAGTCACTGGAGATGTCCGAGAAGGAAATGTTGAAGTGGATGCCATCCCTTTTAAATTACTGGCTTCTGTTACTGTAGGAGCTCTGACAAAAGAACCAGAAGAAACTTGGATATTATATGGAGGCTGTGATACAACGGTTTTTATTGGTGAAGAGATTGTCCGAAATGATCTAATTGGAGATGCTACGTCATTAACAGATTTAATTGAAGAGGTAGTAGAAGCTCCTAACGTGGATTTGATTGGAGAAGCAGAAGAA is a genomic window containing:
- the ANK3 gene encoding ankyrin-3 isoform X30, giving the protein MAHAASQLKKNRDLEINADEENEKKRKRRKRSRDRKRKSDTNASYLRAARAGNLEKALDYLKTGVDINICNQNGLNALHLASKEGHVEVVSELIKRGANVDAATKKGNTALHIASLAGQTEVVKVLVTNKANVNAQSQNGFTPLYMAAQENHLEVVKFLLDNGASQSLATEDGFTPLAVALQQGHDQVVSLLLENDTKGKVRLPALHIAARKDDTKAAALLLQNDHNADVESKMLVNRTTESGFTPLHIAAHYGNINVATLLLNRSAAVDFTARNDITPLHVASKRGNANMVKLLLDRGAKIDAKTRDGLTPLHCGARSGHEQVVKMLLDRGAPILSKTKNGLSPLHMATQGDHLNCVQLLIQHNVPVDDVTNDYLTALHVAAHCGHFKVAKVLLDEKANPNAKALNGFTPLHIACKKNRIKVMELLLKHGASIQAVTESGLTPIHVAAFMGHVNIVSQLMHHGASPNTTNVRGETALHMAARAGQAEVVRYLVQNGAQVEAKAKDDQTPLHISARLGKADIVQQLLQQGASPNASTTSGYTPLHLAAREGHEDVASVLLDQGASLSIITKKGFTPLHVAAKYGKIEVANLLLQKNASPDAAGKSGLTPLHVAAHYDNQKVALLLLDQGASPHASAKNGYTPLHIAAKKNQMDIATTLLEYGADANAITRQGIAPVHLASQEGHVDMVSLLLTRNANVNLSNKSGLTPLHLAAQEDKVNVAEVLVNQGAVVDAPTKMGYTPLHVGCHYGNIKIVNFLLQHFAKVNAKTKNGYTPLHQAAQQGHTHIINVLLQNGASPNELTVNGNTALAIAKRLGYISVVDTLKIVTEETMTTITVTEKHKMNVPETMNEVLDMSDDEVRKAYTPEILSDGEYMSDVEEGEDAMTGDTDKYLGPQDLKELGDDSLPAEGYMGFSLGARSASLRSFSSDRSYTLNRSSYARDSMMIEELLVPSKDPHLTFPREFDSDSLRHYSWAADTLDNVNLVSSPIHSGYSSPLPQYDSSFLVSFMVDARGGSMRGSRHHGMRIIIPPRKCTAPTRITCRLVKRHKLASPPPMVEGEGLASRLVEMGPAGAQFLGKLHLPTNPPPLNEGESMVSRILQLGPQGTKFIGPVIVEIPHFGSMRGKERELIVLRSENGETWKEHQYDSKHEDLNEILNGVDEELDSAEELEKKRICRIITKDFPQYFAVVSRIKQESNQIGPEGGVLSSTTVPHVQASFPEGALTKRIRVGLQAQPVPDEIVKKILGNKATFSPIVTVEPRRRKFHKPITMTIPVPPPSGEGVTNGYKGDTTPSLRLLCSITGGTSPAQWEDITGTTPLTFINDCVSFTTNVSARFWLADCHQVLETVGLATQLYRELICVPYMAKFVIFAKMNDPVESNLRCFCMTDDKVDKTLEQQENFEEVARSKDIEVLEGKPIYVDCYGNLAPLTKGGQQLVFNFYAFKENRLPFSIKIRDTSQEPCGRLSFLKELKTTKGLPQTAVCNLNITLPAHKKETESDQDDETEKSDRRQSFVSLALRKRYSYLTEPGMKTVERSAGATRSLPATYSYKPFFSTRPYQSWTTAPITVPGQTKSGFTSLSSSSSNTPTASPLKSIWSVSSASPIKSTLGASTTSSIKSVNDVASPIRSFRTISSPIKTVVSQPPYNIQVSSGSFVRAPTVTEASNLKGMASTSTFPSRTSPVTTAGSLLERSSITMTPPASPKSNINMYSSSLPFKSIITSASPLLTSPLKSVVSPAKSAVDAVSPSKVMMTSSLSSPVKHIPGTTDVALVNGSVSPLKYPSSANVITGSKTAAMFQDKISAATNSASCAANVAADTVEKVFPTTTTMPFSPLRAFVSSTPSAFQSIRTPSAGALYTSFGSISATTSSVTSSTITVPVYSLVNVLSEPALKKLPESSLTKSAVALLSPSKTLTTETRTQPHFNRTSSPMKSSLFLAPSALKLSTPSSLSSSQEILKDVAEMKEDLIRMTAILQTDVTEDKPFQPELTKEGRIDDEEPFKIVEKVKEDLVKVSEILKKDVCLENKESTRVSKSDKGHLSEDEWVEFSTEEIDEARQQAITCHPVPEKGQIKAKAASEKDYNLTKVIDYLTNDIGSSSLANIKYKFEEGKKDEERQKRILKPVIALQEHKLKMPPASMRPSTSEKELCKIADSFFGTDTILESPDDFSQHDQDKSPLSDSGFETRSEKTPSAPQSAESTGPKPLFHDVPIPPVITETRTEVVHVIRSYEPSSEEIPEQQTEELPSLKPALTLMELEQKPTESIKEKVKAFQMKTSSSEEDDHKCVLSKGVRVKEETHITTTTRMVYHKPPCTESTSERIEETMSVHDIMKAFQSGRDPSKELAGLFEHKSSVTSDVSKSAETSPQHAEKESKMKPKLERIIEVHIEKGNQAEPTEVIIRETKKHPEKELYVYQKDLPRGDINLKGLEKHDTFPCSDEQGQQEEEELTAEESLPSYLESSRVNTPVSQEEDSRPSSAQLLSDDSYKTLKLLSQHSIEYHDDELSELRGESYRFAEKMLLSEKLDVSHSDTEESVTDHALPLSSELQGSDKQCREKVATAPKKEILSKIYKDVSENGVGKMSKDDHYDKVTVLHYTGDVSSPKHAMWMRFTEDRLDRGREKMMYEDRVDRTVKEAEEKLTEVSQFFRDKTEKLNDELQSPEKKQHKKNGKEMHSSHSSASSSPEKVLLTEIVTLSDDWGKVQQYGHDGKCSPKVDERKAASLPSSPERRILAQQTGDCKQTMEHKGNALQSKTTEASQTGFQLKQSKLNSIRLKFEQSISPRTKDLSQEKKEDSQSKIPVKKLQESKLPVYQFYAREKHPKLIDLTEGNTSLQKEFTTMKLKEDNVQGKGKVIEDICASEVQEQSTETSSKSLLEYTSEQQAKDLAYSSDLPAKGQWDKKIYRTWESPGASNHKAQKEKLSHVLVQDMVKENHVDYAETKTNKKSEFITVTECEHKLPTHGSHSKEVKEMTVKSPSKKVLYREFVVREGEYTNEMTDKTSKRKELTVSHIPVRISEEKRISSPTILDSVYDQSKKAVYELSAKVSRSTMIKEQVQREFDYVEDEKIKHSKVTKVTKQQGSIVLSPPVEETEISPSKSPDSLDFSPGKESPSSEVFDPSPIDYLDKVAPLVNSEGVKEIKTLPVYVSFVQVGKQYEKEVQQGNVKKIISQESKTVQETRGTFYTARQQKQPPSPQGSPEDDTLEQVSFIDSSGKSPLTPETPSSEEVSYEFTSKTPDSLIAYVPGKPSPIPEVSEESEEEAEAKSTSVKHIAVEAPKIDKILPNNINKDSNKRPKSNRVAYIEFPPPPPLDADQSDSEKNHRYSPESEMELIEVNLQDEYDKCQLAEPVIRVQPPSPVPPGADVSDSSDDESLYQPVPLKKYTFKLKEVEGDQKEASKPKVSDNSQNQKELGDPGSGKPNEFDIGLESPQNDIAQNGTNDQSITECSIATTAEFSHDTDATEIDSLDGYDLQDEDDGLTESDSKLAGPAVETKKDIWTSEGILKQTDRCFSQSKLEVIEEEGKIGAEEDKALSKGPSSEKNADKTEQKSGAQFFTLEGRHPDRTVFPDSYFSYKVDEEFATPFKTVATKSLDFDPWSNNRGDDEVFETKSRDDEAKPFGLAVEDRSQATTPDTTPARTPTDESTPTSEPNPFPFHEGKMFEMTRSGAIDMSKRDFVEERLQFFQIGPQSPCERTDIRMAIVADHLGLSWTELARELNFSVDEINQIRVENPNSLIAQSFMLLKKWVTRDGKNATTDALTSVLTKINRIDIVTLLEGPIFDYGNISGTRSFADENNVFHDPVDGWQSEASTVHVEPPTPGRRISGELLDRLDDSPDQCRDSITSYLKGETGKVEANGSHIETTTEVKAKSYVQESVNKVGKQSDKETLKPKTRSSVHTEEQILLTAYQKSLEETSKPTVEEPKTSVPVSMKMMSWKTPEESKPRANTQEEAGAATSEQKQGEGYKVKTKREVRHVEKKSYS
- the ANK3 gene encoding ankyrin-3 isoform X31, with protein sequence MAHAASQLKKNRDLEINADEENEKKRKRRKRSRDRKRKSDTNASYLRAARAGNLEKALDYLKTGVDINICNQNGLNALHLASKEGHVEVVSELIKRGANVDAATKKGNTALHIASLAGQTEVVKVLVTNKANVNAQSQNGFTPLYMAAQENHLEVVKFLLDNGASQSLATEDGFTPLAVALQQGHDQVVSLLLENDTKGKVRLPALHIAARKDDTKAAALLLQNDHNADVESKMLVNRTTESGFTPLHIAAHYGNINVATLLLNRSAAVDFTARNDITPLHVASKRGNANMVKLLLDRGAKIDAKTRDGLTPLHCGARSGHEQVVKMLLDRGAPILSKTKNGLSPLHMATQGDHLNCVQLLIQHNVPVDDVTNDYLTALHVAAHCGHFKVAKVLLDEKANPNAKALNGFTPLHIACKKNRIKVMELLLKHGASIQAVTESGLTPIHVAAFMGHVNIVSQLMHHGASPNTTNVRGETALHMAARAGQAEVVRYLVQNGAQVEAKAKDDQTPLHISARLGKADIVQQLLQQGASPNASTTSGYTPLHLAAREGHEDVASVLLDQGASLSIITKKGFTPLHVAAKYGKIEVANLLLQKNASPDAAGKSGLTPLHVAAHYDNQKVALLLLDQGASPHASAKNGYTPLHIAAKKNQMDIATTLLEYGADANAITRQGIAPVHLASQEGHVDMVSLLLTRNANVNLSNKSGLTPLHLAAQEDKVNVAEVLVNQGAVVDAPTKMGYTPLHVGCHYGNIKIVNFLLQHFAKVNAKTKNGYTPLHQAAQQGHTHIINVLLQNGASPNELTVNGNTALAIAKRLGYISVVDTLKIVTEETMTTITVTEKHKMNVPETMNEVLDMSDDEVRKAYTPEILSDGEYMSDVEEGEDAMTGDTDKYLGPQDLKELGDDSLPAEGYMGFSLGARSASLRSFSSDRSYTLNRSSYARDSMMIEELLVPSKDPHLTFPREFDSDSLRHYSWAADTLDNVNLVSSPIHSGYSSPLPQYDSSFLVSFMVDARGGSMRGSRHHGMRIIIPPRKCTAPTRITCRLVKRHKLASPPPMVEGEGLASRLVEMGPAGAQFLGKLHLPTNPPPLNEGESMVSRILQLGPQGTKFIGPVIVEIPHFGSMRGKERELIVLRSENGETWKEHQYDSKHEDLNEILNGVDEELDSAEELEKKRICRIITKDFPQYFAVVSRIKQESNQIGPEGGVLSSTTVPHVQASFPEGALTKRIRVGLQAQPVPDEIVKKILGNKATFSPIVTVEPRRRKFHKPITMTIPVPPPSGEGVTNGYKGDTTPSLRLLCSITGGTSPAQWEDITGTTPLTFINDCVSFTTNVSARFWLADCHQVLETVGLATQLYRELICVPYMAKFVIFAKMNDPVESNLRCFCMTDDKVDKTLEQQENFEEVARSKDIEVLEGKPIYVDCYGNLAPLTKGGQQLVFNFYAFKENRLPFSIKIRDTSQEPCGRLSFLKELKTTKGLPQTAVCNLNITLPAHKKETESDQDDETEKSDRRQSFVSLALRKRYSYLTEPGMKTVERSAGATRSLPATYSYKPFFSTRPYQSWTTAPITVPGQTKSGFTSLSSSSSNTPTASPLKSIWSVSSASPIKSTLGASTTSSIKSVNDVASPIRSFRTISSPIKTVVSQPPYNIQVSSGSFVRAPTVTEASNLKGMASTSTFPSRTSPVTTAGSLLERSSITMTPPASPKSNINMYSSSLPFKSIITSASPLLTSPLKSVVSPAKSAVDAVSPSKVMMTSSLSSPVKHIPGTTDVALVNGSVSPLKYPSSANVITGSKTAAMFQDKISAATNSASCAANVAADTVEKVFPTTTTMPFSPLRAFVSSTPSAFQSIRTPSAGALYTSFGSISATTSSVTSSTITVPVYSLVNVLSEPALKKLPESSLTKSAVALLSPSKTLTTETRTQPHFNRTSSPMKSSLFLAPSALKLSTPSSLSSSQEILKDVAEMKEDLIRMTAILQTDVTEDKPFQPELTKEGRIDDEEPFKIVEKVKEDLVKVSEILKKDVCLENKESTRVSKSDKGHLSEDEWVEFSTEEIDEARQQAITCHPVPEKGQIKAKAASEKDYNLTKVIDYLTNDIGSSSLANIKYKFEEGKKDEERQKRILKPVIALQEHKLKMPPASMRPSTSEKELCKIADSFFGTDTILESPDDFSQHDQDKSPLSDSGFETRSEKTPSAPQSAESTGPKPLFHDVPIPPVITETRTEVVHVIRSYEPSSEEIPEQQTEELPSLKPALTLMELEQKPTESIKEKVKAFQMKTSSSEEDDHKCVLSKGVRVKEETHITTTTRMVYHKPPCTESTSERIEETMSVHDIMKAFQSGRDPSKELAGLFEHKSSVTSDVSKSAETSPQHAEKESKMKPKLERIIEVHIEKGNQAEPTEVIIRETKKHPEKELYVYQKDLPRGDINLKGLEKHDTFPCSDEQGQQEEEELTAEESLPSYLESSRVNTPVSQEEDSRPSSAQLLSDDSYKTLKLLSQHSIEYHDDELSELRGESYRFAEKMLLSEKLDVSHSDTEESVTDHALPLSSELQGSDKQCREKVATAPKKEILSKIYKDVSENGVGKMSKDDHYDKVTVLHYTGDVSSPKHAMWMRFTEDRLDRGREKMMYEDRVDRTVKEAEEKLTEVSQFFRDKTEKLNDELQSPEKKQHKKNGKEMHSSHSSASSSPEKVLLTEIVTLSDDWGKVQQYGHDGKCSPKVDERKAASLPSSPERRILAQQTGDCKQTMEHKGNALQSKTTEASQTGFQLKQSKLNSIRLKFEQSISPRTKDLSQEKKEDSQSKIPVKKLQESKLPVYQFYAREKHPKLIDLTEGNTSLQKEFTTMKLKEDNVQGKGKVIEDICASEVQEQSTETSSKSLLEYTSEQQAKDLAYSSDLPAKGQWDKKIYRTWESPGASNHKAQKEKLSHVLVQDMVKENHVDYAETKTNKKSEFITVTECEHKLPTHGSHSKEVKEMTVKSPSKKVLYREFVVREGEYTNEMTDKTSKRKELTVSHIPVRISEEKRISSPTILDSVYDQSKKAVYELSAKVSRSTMIKEQVQREFDYVEDEKIKHSKVTKVTKQQGSIVLSPPVEETEISPSKSPDSLDFSPGKESPSSEVFDPSPIDYLDKVAPLVNSEGVKEIKTLPVYVSFVQVGKQYEKEVQQGNVKKIISQESKTVQETRGTFYTARQQKQPPSPQGSPEDDTLEQVSFIDSSGKSPLTPETPSSEEVSYEFTSKTPDSLIAYVPGKPSPIPEVSEESEEEAEAKSTSVKHIAVEAPKIDKILPNNINKDSNKRPKSNRVAYIEFPPPPPLDADQSDSEKNHRYSPESEMELIEVNLQDEYDKCQLAEPVIRVQPPSPVPPGADVSDSSDDESLYQPVPLKKYTFKLKEVEGDQKEASKPKVSDNSQNQKELGDPGSGKPNEFDIGLESPQNDIAQNGTNDQSITECSIATTAEFSHDTDATEIDSLDGYDLQDEDDGLTESDSKLAGPAVETKKDIWTSEGILKQTDRCFSQSKLEVIEEEGKIGAEEDKALSKGPSSEKNADKTEQKSGAQFFTLEGRHPDRTVFPDSYFSYKVDEEFATPFKTVATKSLDFDPWSNNRGDDEVFETKSRDDEAKPFGLAVEDRSQATTPDTTPARTPTDESTPTSEPNPFPFHEGKMFEMTRSGAIDMSKRDFVEERLQFFQIGPQSPCERTDIRMAIVADHLGLSWTELARELNFSVDEINQIRVENPNSLIAQSFMLLKKWVTRDGKNATTDALTSVLTKINRIDIVTLLEGPIFDYGNISGTRSFADENNVFHDPVDVFLIVPMSPRSPQSPRSPRSPYSLQSSHLYNFIVPEIFI